CACTCCAACAGATCCAGACCGCGCCCCCACAGCGCCGGCGTGTCGAGCGCAACGCCTGCGGCGATCATCGCGTCGGCTAAGACCGCATTCGCGTAGGTCAGTCGTTCCTCGGGCCAAGGCCAGGCGGGGTTGCCGTTTGGTTCGGCGACGGTGGCGGCGTAGTCGGTGACGAGTTCGCGGGCCGCGCGATGGTCGGGATTGACGGTCAGGAGTTCTGCAGCCCCCAACGTCGCGAAGGCCATGGCCCGCGGCCAGTTCGACCGCCCCTGTGCGGCGCGCTCGAACTGCACGATGGCCGACTGGCGCACCCAGCCCACTTCGCTGTGCGCGGCGGCCGTCCCGAGTCCCCAAACGCACCTGCCCCAGCAATCCTCCAGGGTCGGCTCGTCGGTCCAACCGCCGGAGCTGTCCATCCGATTGCGGCACGCGCCGGTGAGGGACTGCGCCTCGTTCAGGAACCGCACCGCAACACTGGCGAGGCGATGCACGTCCCCGTCCGCATGGGGCTGGCGGGCGGCAACGACGAGAACGCGGCTCATGTCGTCGGCGCAGTAGCCGTGGTCGCGCCGAGGCTCGGCGAAACAAGCGTGCTCGAAGGTGCCTCTATGATCCGTCATGCGCAGCAGATGGTCGAAGATCGGGGCTGGTGCGGTGGTGGTCATACCGATGCCGGCCGCTGCGCGATATGGCGGCGCGCCAAGCCCAGATACGCAGTGGCGACGCTCGTCCAGGCCATGGTCGGGGCCAGTCGGCGGGCCTCGGCGGCCATCGAGCCGGCCACGCGTGGGTCGGTCAGCACTCGGCGCAGGGCCGCAGCCAGTGCGTCGGGATCATCGTGCCCGACGACGATGCCCGCCCCGGTGCCGAGAAGCTCAATGGCGTGCGGGAAGGCGGTGGCGACCACCGGCCGGCCACACGCGATCGCGTCGACCAGCACACCGGACGTGACCTGATCGGTGGAGTCATAGGGCAGGACGACCGCCGCCGAGGACTGCACCAGTGCGACCAGTGAGGAAACGCCGCGATAGGCGGGGTCGAACGACACCGAGTCTTCTACACCGCTGCTGCGTGCCTGTGCGGCGCGCGCGTCACGGTAGGCCTCGCCATCGGCGGCCAGAACCTTCGGGTGCGTCCGACCGGCTACCAAGTAGCGCGGACGTCCAGGCAGATCATGCAGGGAACCCATCACTTCGATCACCCGCTCGATGCCCTTGCCCGGCCCTAGCAGCCCCCAGGTCAACAGGGTGGGTCGGCCCGAACGCTTTAATGCGGCATGTCTTGGCACGGCCGCGCCATGCGGGATCGTGGTGACCTTGCGGCGATCGATGTTGAAGTCGTTGCGTAGACGCTGACTGGCGACCTCCGACATGACGACCACCTGATCCGCCCTGGCCGCGATCGCTTCGAATACCGAACGCTGATGTGGGGTAGGGCTTTTGAGGATCGTGTGCGCGACGACGATGGAAGGGATACGCAACCCACCGATCAGGTCCAGCACTTCTTCCCCGTCGGCGCCGCCATAGATCCCGTACTCGTGTTGGATGATCGCGACATCGCTCTGGTTGAGCAGTTCTGCGCAGGCCTCCACCGAGCCCGCCGACCCGTTGACCAGCTCCCCGACGACCCGGGCACTACTGGACGGCATTCCGTCCGCAATGCGCACGACGCTGACCTCGGCGCCATGGGCGGACAGTCCGTCGCACAAAGCAGCGGTGAAGGTCGCCAGCCCGCACGGGGTCGGTGGATACGTACTGACGATGCCGTAACTGGGGGGACTCGAAAATCGTTGTTCCGTCTTAGGAGCGGCAAAAGGTTGGCAAGCGAACAGAGCATTCATGGTGATCCCGACGTACTGTCGTCACCGGTATGCCCGGTGCGAGCGATTGCTCTACAAGATCAACGGCGAAATGCTGACTCATCCCGGACTGGCTCGGCTCCCAACATTCTCGAGCGTACACCCAATTCAGCCGGCTTATCCGCGAAGCCGTACCTTCCGCGTCGTCGAACTCTCGTCGAGCTCCACCAGGTCCGAGTACGACCGCAGGAAGTCGCTGAATGACTTATAGCCCAGGGTCTTCTCGCTGAACGACGGATCCATGCGCTTCATCTGCGCCTTGACCGACGAGTTGTGCAGCCACTCGACGTCGTCCTTCTCCAGGCCGATCCGCAGCGCGCGGATGAGAAGTGCGGTGGCGGTGTCCTGCGGATCCGGTTGTGGCAGCTCCTCGGGCTCCCCTTTGGCTTGGCGGGCGCGCCGCTTCGGCTCGGCGTCTGCGTCGGCAGTGACTGGCGCGGGCTCGAACACCGGCACGCCGGGCAGCGCGTCGTAGCTGACGAAGTCGTCGCAGGCCGCGGCCAGTGCGCGGCTCGTCGAGCCGGCCACGCCGATGCCGACGACGTAGCGGCCCAAGCGTTTACAGCGCTGCGCCAACGGGATGTAGTCAGAATCGCCGGCCACGATCACCACGTGGGTCAGATCCGGAAGCCGGAACATGTCCTCGACCGCGTCGACCGCTAACCGGATGTCGGCGCCGTTCTTGCCGTAGGCCGCGGCTGGGAACAGCTGCACCAGGTCGACCGCTCGCCCCACCAGCTGCGCGCGGTAGCCGGTGTTGACCTCCGCCGACCAGTCGGCGTAGGCGCGGGTGAGCACCAGCGTCCCGAACGACGAGGCGAAGTCGATGATCGCCCCGACATCGACGGTGGCCCGGGCAAGGCGCTCCGGCTGCTTGGCCAATCCCTTGGACTTGTCCTTTTGAAACGAACCACGGCCGTTGACCTGGTCGTAGCGCGAGATCACGATGTTGTCGAAGTCGAGGTAGACCGCGACCCGGGTATCGCCGGATTCCGTCATGGTCCCAGTGTGGCGCACCACCGGCCCCATCCATAACGGCTTGGCGGGGATGGGGGAGGTGCCCGCCTTTGAGCGACAAGCCCGCGGGTCGCGCGGGGTGGGTGCGACTTGTCGCTCAAAGGCGGGCAACGGTCCACATGGTCCGGCCCGGCAACGCGCCTAACAGCCCGGCACCAGCGACTAACCGGCCCGGTACCAGCGCGGAATCAGCTCCGGGCCCGGCACCGGGTACTGCCCGAGAAACCTCACGCCTCCCGCAGCCGCAACGCCAGCCCGGACGCGCGCACCACCCGACGGCCCAGCGCCGCCCGCACCGAGGCCTCCGACCCCACCACCCGCACCTTCGTCTTGGCCCGGGTCACCGCGGTGTAGAACAACTCGCGGGTCAACAGCCGCGACTCGACGGGCGGCATCAGCACGGTCACCTCGCCGGCCTGGCTGCCCTGGCTCTTGTGGATCGTCATCGCGTACATGGTCTCGACCTCGGCGAGCCGGCTGGTGGCGAACTCCAGTGGCCCGGACGCCGTCGAGATCACCGCGCGCAGCCCCTCGTTGCGGACCACCACCGCCCCGGTATCGCCGTTGCGCAGCCCAAGCCCGTAGTCATTGGCGGTCACCAGCAACGGCCGTCCCGCATACCACTCGGTCCACATCGGATCACCGGTCTGCTCGGCCACCAAGCGGCGGATCTGCTGGTTCCAGTGCCGCACCCCATGCAGGCCCTCCCGGTGCGCACACAACAGCCGGTGCTCGTCCAGCGTCGCCGCCGCTGCCGTGGCATCACCGAGCAGCGCGGCCTGGCGCACCGCCAACGCGTGGGGCACCACCAGCACCGCCAACCGCTCGGCCACGTCGCCCGCGTGGTCGGTATCGATCCACTCCACGTGCTCGCCGCCGGCGGCCAGCAGCGCGATCGCCTGGTCGGCGTCGCCGTCGCGGATCGCCACCGCCAGCGCCCCGATCGACTCGCCGAATCGGTGCGAGGTCCGCAGCGTCGCCACCCGGGTGTCCGGTCGCGCCGCGAGCCCGTCGACCAGATCGGCCAGCACCGCACCGGCTTCCACCGACGCCAGCTGGTCGGCGTCGCCCACGAGAATCAGCCGGGCATCCGGGCGCATCGCCTCCAGCAGCCGGGCCATCAGCGTCAGCGACACCATCGACGTCTCGTCGACGACGATCACATCGTGCGGCAGCCGGTTGGCCCGATCGTGGCGGAACCGCACCGAGCTATCCGGCCGCGAACCCAACAGCGTGTGCAGCGTGGTCGCACCCAGTCCGGCCAGCCGCACCTGATCCACCGGCTCCAGCTCGGCCACCTCGGCGGCAACCGCCTCGGTCAGGCGGGCCGCGGCCTTACCGGTCGGGGCGGCCAACGCGATCCGCAGCCCGGGCGTCCCCGACCGTTCGGCGTGCTCAGCCAACAGCGCCAACAAGCGCGCCACCGTGGTCGTCTTGCCGGTGCCCGGCCCGCCGGTGAGCACCGTAACCGGCTGCGACAACGCGATTTCGGCGGCCGCACGCTGCTCATCGAACTTGCCGGGCGGAAAAAGTCGCTCAAAGGCCGGCAGTTCCGCCGGTACCGTCCCCGGCGCCGACAACGCCAACAGGTCCGCGCAGACCTGCTTCTCCTCGCGCCAATACCGGTCGAGGTAGAGCAGCCCGCCAGAGGGAATGTCATAGACCCTCAGCACCTGTGCCTGCACCAGCTGGCTGTCTCGCACCGCGGCCAGCCAAGCCCCCGGCTCGGGCCAGGACACCTCTGCGTCGTCGGTGTCGGCGGCCACCGACGCCAGATCCAGGCACACCGAGCCGTGCCGCAGCGCCCGCACGGTCAGCGCGAGCGCCAAGCCCACGGTCTCATCAGGTTCACCACCTAACGCCGTGATGCGTTGCGCAGCATGCACATCGGCGGCATCCAGCACGCCAGCCTGATTGAATTCCCGCAACAGCCCGGTGGCGCGCGCGGCCACTCGCCACTCCAACAACTCGCTCATGCCGCCCGCCTTGCGTGCAACAGGTCCGACAATGCCACCACCAGCGCCGTCGGCGGCCGCCAGTCGAACACCCCGGCACGATGCCCATCGACCACCGGGGTGTCCGGCCCGCACATCCCGCGCACGAACAAATACAGCACCCCACCCAGATGCTGCTCGGGGTCGTAGCCGGGCAGTCGCCAGCGCAGGAACCGGTGCAGCACCGCGGTATACAGCAGCGCCTGCAGCGGATAGTCCGAATGCAGCATCGCCGCGGTGAGCCGATCGAAGCCGTAGTCGGCTGCGGTGTCGCCGAGCCGGTTGGTCTTGTAATCGACCACCAGGAAGCGCTGCTCGGGCACCCGCAGCACCACATCGATCGACCCGGACAGATAGCCGCGCAGCGGCTGGCCACCCAGTGCCTCGGTCGCCAGCCGGTCGGCATACGGAGCGAACGGATCGTCGGCGGACAAATGCTCGCGCAACAGCATCCCGACCTCGGCCAGCCGCACGTCCGGTGCCACGCCCCGAACGTCCCCGCCGGCCAGCGGAATCTCGAAGTCCAGCTCCCGCAACCGGTCTCGGGTGCCAATGTCGCGCAGGGTCAGCCCGCCGGCCAGCGGCCCCAACGGGGTGTCGTGCAAGGGCACCAGCGCGGCGGCCAATACGGCAGGCTCGGCGTCCACCGACCACCAGGCCGCGTGCTCGCGTACCTGGGCCTCCAGCTCGGCCGCCAGGTCGGCGGCGAACGGATCGGCGGTCTCCAACACGGCGTGCACCAGCGAACCGAACGCCGCCCCCGCGGGCAGCTCGGCCATCGGCGAGACGAGATCGGCGCCGACCGGCGGCGCCGCCACCGCCACGGGAACGTCGTCGGCCTCGTCGTCGCGGGCGGTCAACTCCGGTTCGCTGTGCACCCCGGACGCCGCACCTGCCACGTCCTCACTGGCATGCCGGATCAGCCCGGAATACGACGTGCGCCGCCAGCCGGTATCGATGTGCCGGTGGAAGTGTCGTGCTTCCAAGTTATCTGGAGGCTGCGGCGGGGCGACCGGGGCCAACGGGGCGATCACCGATTCCTCGATGACCAGACCCCCGGCGGCCTCCCACTCCCGAAAGCAACTCAGGGCCTCGTCATCGGAGGGCTTCGGCTCGCAGCGGTCCGGCACCGGCGCCTCACCGCGGCACCGGCCCCGCAGCAGCCGAGATAGGCCGCCGTTGGGCTCGTCGTAGGAAGCCGACCACCACGCCACCACCTGCGACTGCGCCCGGGTCAACGCCACATAGGCGAGCCGAATGTCGTTGCGGGCGGCCTCGGCCAGGCTCAGCCGCTGCACCTCGGTGTGATCGGAACTGTCCGGGCCGCCGACATGCCGGCAGCGGACACCGGCTTCGTGGTAGAGCGGGATGGCCTCGTCGAACATGTGCCGGTTGAATGCGAACGGCAGGTACACGATCGGGAACTGCAAGCCCTTGGAGCCCCACACCGTCAGGATCTGCGCGGCGGCGGCGTCGGAGTCCAGCCGACGGTTGTGCTGCCCGCCGCCCGTACCTTCCGTGCACCGGCGACGTAACCAATCCCGCAATGCCGGCAGGCCGAGCCGATCGCGGTGCGCGGCCTCGTGCAGCAGCTGCGCCACATGCGCCAGATCGGTCATGGTGCGTTCCCCGCCGTACTCGCCGAGCAGCCGGCGCTTCAACCCGGCCAACTGCGCCGCCTCGAATACCGCGGCCGGCCCGTGTAACCGCAACTCGTCGGACCAATCC
The window above is part of the Mycolicibacter sp. MU0102 genome. Proteins encoded here:
- a CDS encoding glycosyltransferase — translated: MTTTAPAPIFDHLLRMTDHRGTFEHACFAEPRRDHGYCADDMSRVLVVAARQPHADGDVHRLASVAVRFLNEAQSLTGACRNRMDSSGGWTDEPTLEDCWGRCVWGLGTAAAHSEVGWVRQSAIVQFERAAQGRSNWPRAMAFATLGAAELLTVNPDHRAARELVTDYAATVAEPNGNPAWPWPEERLTYANAVLADAMIAAGVALDTPALWGRGLDLLEWLVGYETSDGHLSPTPAAGRGPTDLRPGFDQQPIEVSTLADACARAAGVDARQIWPDGVRAAAAWFQGANDAGQPMWDPVTGGGFDGLQACGVNRNQGAESTLAVLSTLQQAQHFSTVPQ
- a CDS encoding NYN domain-containing protein — encoded protein: MTESGDTRVAVYLDFDNIVISRYDQVNGRGSFQKDKSKGLAKQPERLARATVDVGAIIDFASSFGTLVLTRAYADWSAEVNTGYRAQLVGRAVDLVQLFPAAAYGKNGADIRLAVDAVEDMFRLPDLTHVVIVAGDSDYIPLAQRCKRLGRYVVGIGVAGSTSRALAAACDDFVSYDALPGVPVFEPAPVTADADAEPKRRARQAKGEPEELPQPDPQDTATALLIRALRIGLEKDDVEWLHNSSVKAQMKRMDPSFSEKTLGYKSFSDFLRSYSDLVELDESSTTRKVRLRG
- the recD gene encoding exodeoxyribonuclease V subunit alpha, with translation MSELLEWRVAARATGLLREFNQAGVLDAADVHAAQRITALGGEPDETVGLALALTVRALRHGSVCLDLASVAADTDDAEVSWPEPGAWLAAVRDSQLVQAQVLRVYDIPSGGLLYLDRYWREEKQVCADLLALSAPGTVPAELPAFERLFPPGKFDEQRAAAEIALSQPVTVLTGGPGTGKTTTVARLLALLAEHAERSGTPGLRIALAAPTGKAAARLTEAVAAEVAELEPVDQVRLAGLGATTLHTLLGSRPDSSVRFRHDRANRLPHDVIVVDETSMVSLTLMARLLEAMRPDARLILVGDADQLASVEAGAVLADLVDGLAARPDTRVATLRTSHRFGESIGALAVAIRDGDADQAIALLAAGGEHVEWIDTDHAGDVAERLAVLVVPHALAVRQAALLGDATAAAATLDEHRLLCAHREGLHGVRHWNQQIRRLVAEQTGDPMWTEWYAGRPLLVTANDYGLGLRNGDTGAVVVRNEGLRAVISTASGPLEFATSRLAEVETMYAMTIHKSQGSQAGEVTVLMPPVESRLLTRELFYTAVTRAKTKVRVVGSEASVRAALGRRVVRASGLALRLREA
- the recB gene encoding exodeoxyribonuclease V subunit beta, with the protein product MERFDLLGPLPARGTTTVLEASAGTGKTFTLAGLVTRYLAEGHATLDEMLLITFSRAATRELRDRVRRQLVETLAALDGTAAQQPNDLVAHLCSGSADERELRRRRLRDALAGFDAATIATTHQFCHLVLKSLGIAGDTSAGVELVESLDDLVIRVVDDLYLAKFGTQRDEVALSYADALKLARVVVSDPYAQLRPQDPEPDTMAEVRLRFVDAVCTELELRKRQLGVLGYDDLLRRLAGALEPQDSPARERMRQRWPIVMVDEFQDTDPIQWQVIERGFVGHSAVVLIGDPKQAIYGFRGGDIYTYLRAARTAGQQRTLAVNWRSDSALVDALQTVMGGAALGDPQIVVHDVEAAVGGSRLAGAPSTAPFRLRVVGRATFGVSADRVVPMPKLRRHIPDDLAADVAALWASGATFDGRPIGPGDVAVIVENSKDAAACQEALLRAGIPAVFTGDADVFSSAAAADWLCLLEAFEATHRAGLVRAAAATVFFGHTAAALAEGGDALTDQVASTLRDWSDELRLHGPAAVFEAAQLAGLKRRLLGEYGGERTMTDLAHVAQLLHEAAHRDRLGLPALRDWLRRRCTEGTGGGQHNRRLDSDAAAAQILTVWGSKGLQFPIVYLPFAFNRHMFDEAIPLYHEAGVRCRHVGGPDSSDHTEVQRLSLAEAARNDIRLAYVALTRAQSQVVAWWSASYDEPNGGLSRLLRGRCRGEAPVPDRCEPKPSDDEALSCFREWEAAGGLVIEESVIAPLAPVAPPQPPDNLEARHFHRHIDTGWRRTSYSGLIRHASEDVAGAASGVHSEPELTARDDEADDVPVAVAAPPVGADLVSPMAELPAGAAFGSLVHAVLETADPFAADLAAELEAQVREHAAWWSVDAEPAVLAAALVPLHDTPLGPLAGGLTLRDIGTRDRLRELDFEIPLAGGDVRGVAPDVRLAEVGMLLREHLSADDPFAPYADRLATEALGGQPLRGYLSGSIDVVLRVPEQRFLVVDYKTNRLGDTAADYGFDRLTAAMLHSDYPLQALLYTAVLHRFLRWRLPGYDPEQHLGGVLYLFVRGMCGPDTPVVDGHRAGVFDWRPPTALVVALSDLLHARRAA
- a CDS encoding glycosyltransferase, with the translated sequence MNALFACQPFAAPKTEQRFSSPPSYGIVSTYPPTPCGLATFTAALCDGLSAHGAEVSVVRIADGMPSSSARVVGELVNGSAGSVEACAELLNQSDVAIIQHEYGIYGGADGEEVLDLIGGLRIPSIVVAHTILKSPTPHQRSVFEAIAARADQVVVMSEVASQRLRNDFNIDRRKVTTIPHGAAVPRHAALKRSGRPTLLTWGLLGPGKGIERVIEVMGSLHDLPGRPRYLVAGRTHPKVLAADGEAYRDARAAQARSSGVEDSVSFDPAYRGVSSLVALVQSSAAVVLPYDSTDQVTSGVLVDAIACGRPVVATAFPHAIELLGTGAGIVVGHDDPDALAAALRRVLTDPRVAGSMAAEARRLAPTMAWTSVATAYLGLARRHIAQRPASV